The following is a genomic window from Candidatus Rokuibacteriota bacterium.
GAACGGGAAAAAGCCAGGCAAACCGAAATCAAGAACCTCAACCGCCTATGGCAGCCCGAGCACCCTGGCGGCGACGTGCCGCCGGACGATCAGGCCGGGCGATGACGGTCAAGTCGGCGGACCTGGTCGAACACCTGGCGGCCGTCGCGGTACGGCTGGAGGGCTTGCCCGGCCGGATCAGTGGGCTGGTGATCGGCGTCCAGCGCTTGCGAGGGCCGGGCGCGGACCCGCACACGCCCCGCCGCCGCGACGCCTTCCATGCCGAGGCCCGCGTGCTCAAGGACGAAGCCTATGCGCTCTCGATCGAGGTCGGCCGCCTCCTGGAGACGGCGCAGGCGTGGCGGCCGCGACGGTGGATTGACGGCCTCCGGCTCGAGGCAGGAGCGGCGAGCCCCGTCAACCCGGTGCGGGGGCCGAGGATCGGGCGGCGACCGGAGCAGGGAGGCGCGTGATGGCCGTCAAGCGAATCCGGAATCACGGCAGATGGACCTGGCAGGCCCGCGTGGCGTATCGCGGGATCCGAAGGGCCGCCTTTCGGGCGACGCGCGAGGAGGCCCGGGATGCGGAGGCCGAGATGCTCGGCGAGCTGAAGGCCAGCGCCGCCCAGGTCGAGCAGGACGGCGCCCAGCCGGCGACGTTGCGCCAGCTCCTCGAGTTCTACGTGGCCGACCTCACGGCCCGCGGCAAGGGCGAGGAGACGACGGTGCGGGCGGAGTCGACCGTCGCGGCGATCACGCGTCTTTGCCCCGAGCTGCTGGCGAAGCCGGTTAGCGCCCTCGGTGATCGCGACATCTTCGCCTTCCGGCTCGCGCGCGCCCAGGAGGGCAAGACGATCGTGGAGACGATCGCCGGCGAGCCCCAGGAGCGCCTGGTGCCACGGGCGAAGCCCAGCACGATCAACCGGGACCTTCGCACGCTACGCGCGGCGCTCAAGAAGGCGCTGCCCGGGCATCGGTTCCCCGAGGGCGCGTTCTTCCCGGAGGACGAGACGCGGGTCCGCTGGCTCCGGCCCGACGAGGAGCTCACGGTGCTGGCGACGCTGGCCTCCCCTTTCCGCGAGATCGCGACGCTGGCGGCGCTCACGCTCATGCGGCTCTCGGAGATCCGCCTTCTCCAGCGCGCCGACGTCCACCTCGAGCAAGGCGTGATCCTGCTCCCGCGCGCGAAGGCCGGCGCGCGCCCGGTGATGCTGAGCGAGGCGGCGCGGAAGCTCCTGGCCCTCCAGCTCGCCGGCCATGAGAGCGCGTGGGCCTTCCCGGGCCCGGAGGGACGCCCGTACCGGCGGGACCGGATCGGCAAGGTGTTCCGCAAGGCGGCCAGAGCCTCGGGCCTGCAGGACTTCCACTTCCACGATCTGCGCCACCACGGGGCCACCATGGCGCTCAACCGCGGCTTCACGGCGCCGATCGTGATGGCCCTCGGCGGCTGGAAGACGGAGCGGATGATGCGACGGTACGCGGCGGTCACGGACGCGACGCTCCGGGCCGCCGCGGAGGCCGTCAGTGGCAGCGAGCCGTGGCAGCAGGCGCGCAAGTACGCGCCAGCACAGGCCGGGGCGTGACCCTTACAAGGCCGGGGTCGCAGGTTCGAGCCCTGCTCCGCCCACCATTCTTATCAGGCAGTCGCGGAGCACATCCCAGACTCGCAGACCGCCTGCGGGAGGACCCAGTGATGGAGCGGCGCACGTTCATCGGGGTGATCGCTGGCGGCCTTCTCGCCGCGCCGCTGGCCGCTGAGGCGCAGCAGGCGGCGAAGGTACCCCGGATAGGTTTCCTCGGGAACTCCACCGCTGCCCTTGAGGCCAATC
Proteins encoded in this region:
- a CDS encoding site-specific integrase; protein product: MAVKRIRNHGRWTWQARVAYRGIRRAAFRATREEARDAEAEMLGELKASAAQVEQDGAQPATLRQLLEFYVADLTARGKGEETTVRAESTVAAITRLCPELLAKPVSALGDRDIFAFRLARAQEGKTIVETIAGEPQERLVPRAKPSTINRDLRTLRAALKKALPGHRFPEGAFFPEDETRVRWLRPDEELTVLATLASPFREIATLAALTLMRLSEIRLLQRADVHLEQGVILLPRAKAGARPVMLSEAARKLLALQLAGHESAWAFPGPEGRPYRRDRIGKVFRKAARASGLQDFHFHDLRHHGATMALNRGFTAPIVMALGGWKTERMMRRYAAVTDATLRAAAEAVSGSEPWQQARKYAPAQAGA